A single region of the Anguilla anguilla isolate fAngAng1 chromosome 17, fAngAng1.pri, whole genome shotgun sequence genome encodes:
- the kctd13 gene encoding BTB/POZ domain-containing adapter for CUL3-mediated RhoA degradation protein 1, with translation MSAQASAGSVASEALPVSPSPGGEREEKGGRGLAGSKYVKLNVGGSLHYTTVQTLCKEDSLLRSMCNGGVEVAIDSEGWVVLDRCGRHFGLVLNFLRDGSVPLPDSQRELEEVLKEAQYYGVQGLVQHCLNTVKKRTDGFEGACRIPMITSAKEEQRMIASCRKPVVKLQNNRGNNKYSYTSNSDDNLLKNIELFDKLGLRFNGRVLFVKDVLGDEICCWSFYGEGRKIAEVCCTSIVYATEKKQTKVEFPEARIFEETLNILIYENGRGSGPGGVALLESGVGSSGGAGQSEEEGAGAGGGDRRVRRIHVRRHIMHDERGHGQQTVYKD, from the exons ATGTCTGCCCAAGCCTCCGCAGGAAGTGTGGCGTCggaagcacttcctgtttcgcCGTCCCCCGGGGGTGAGcgagaggagaaggggggacGGGGTTTGGCGGGGAGTAAGTATGTCAAGTTGAACGTGGGGGGGTCGCTCCACTACACCACCGTCCAGACGCTCTGCAAGGAGGACAGCCTGCTCAGGAGCATGTGCAATGGAGGGGTGGAGGTTGCCATAGACTCAGAGG GCTGGGTGGTGCTGGACCGGTGCGGGAGGCATTTTGGCTTGGTTCTGAACTTCCTGCGCGACGGGTCCGTGCCGCTTCCAGACTCCCAacgggagctggaggaggttCTGAAGGAGGCCCAGTACTACGGGGTCCAGGGCCTGGTTCAGCACTGCCTCAACACGGTCAAG AAGCGCACTGACGGGTTCGAGGGGGCCTGCCGAATACCCATGATCACCTCGGCCAAGGAGGAGCAGAGGATGATCGCCTCGTGCCGAAAG CCTGTGGTGAAACTGCAGAACAACAGAGGGAACAACAAATACTCTTACACCAG CAACTCCGACGACAACCTGCTCAAGAACATCGAGCTGTTCGACAAGCTGGGCCTGCGCTTCAACGGGCGGGTGCTCTTCGTCAAGGACGTGCTGGGGGACGAGATCTGCTGCTGGTCCTTCTACGGCGAGGGCCGCAAGATCGCCGAGGTCTGCTGCACCTCCATCGTCTACGCCACCGAGAAGAAGCAGACCAAG GTGGAGTTCCCAGAGGCCCGCATTTTCGAAGAGACACTCAACATCCTCATCTACGAAAACGGGCGTGGCTCGGGACCGGGGGGCGTGGCCCTCTTGGAATCGGGCGTGGGCTCCTCGGGGGGCGCCGGCCAATCGGAGGAGGAGGGCgccggggcagggggcggggaccGCCGGGTAAGGCGGATTCACGTGCGGCGGCACATCATGCACGACGAGAGAGGACACGGGCAGCAGACCGTGTACAAGGACTGA